The following proteins come from a genomic window of Athalia rosae chromosome 1, iyAthRosa1.1, whole genome shotgun sequence:
- the LOC105683682 gene encoding LHFPL tetraspan subfamily member 2 protein: protein MCYVIVTGRSLLWTLMSLGAALAILSALVTPRWLVGPQITKMTENGTERYTPTVGVFNRCTRLYGKSHCGNFNADGLATPSSVFPNCWKATLFFLALGMAVMTVTVIAALLGCCVQSIGKKSIFDLAGVAQSIAGITYLLGMTLYAGGWGSERVQRLCGEEAAPFYLGDCTLGWAFYSAVLGVLLTFVSAVLSGQAEKSTASDKVQDEMNEGKTLICLA, encoded by the exons ATGTGTTACGTGATAGTAACTGGTCGCAGTCTCCTTTGGACATTGATGTCTTTGGGGGCTGCGCTGGCCATTTTATCAGCTCTAGTAACCCCGAGATGGTTGGTGGGGccgcaaataacaaaaatgacag AGAACGGAACCGAGCGTTATACACCCACTGTGGGGGTCTTCAACCGATGTACCAGACTCTATGGAAAGTCACACTGCGGTAATTTCAACGCTGATGGTCTGGCGACACCCTCATCAGTCTTTCCGAATTGTTGGAAGGCGACCTTGTTCTTCCTAGCCCTCGGAATGGCTGTGATGACTGTCACTGTGATAGCTGCACTGCTGGGCTGCTGTGTTCAAAGTATTGGGAAGAAAAGTATCTTTGACTTGGCAGGAGTTGCTCAGTCCATCGCAG GCATCACGTATCTCCTTGGTATGACTTTGTATGCCGGTGGTTGGGGCTCGGAGAGAGTTCAAAGACTTTGCGGTGAAGAAGCTGCTCCTTTCTATCTAGGAGACTGCACCCTTG GCTGGGCATTCTACTCTGCTGTGTTAGGCGTGCTCCTGACTTTTGTGTCAGCCGTTCTCAGCGGGCAAGCTGAAAAATCGACGGCCAGCGACAAGGTGCAGGATGAGATGAATGAGGGCAAAACTCTAATTTGCCTAGCTTAG
- the LOC105683762 gene encoding syndecan isoform X1, with translation MQPRIYFVIAFAGVILSGCNAAAEKEQQSSKDRTAGGASYNSYLEDDIYLEDQGDFEGSGRGGGEVRDDLEASGSGLGPDDEDGEDSRTFNSPTNRIAPVPNKVESKAPYTEETNIKTKQTVVETVNRPDTGVDLNEPIGEYEHEEDTEDTNEVLIMTPKHEDRASSFFAQPGVLAAVIGGAVVGLLCAILVVMFIVYRMRKKDEGSYALDEPRRSPAAQAYPKPGAPHHNREFYA, from the exons AAAGAACAGCAGAGCAGCAAAGACAGGACGGCAGGAGGTGCGTCCTACAATTCGTATTTGGAGGACGACATTTACTTGGAGGATCAGGGGGACTTTGAAGGCTCTGGGCGTGGGGGTGGTGAAGTCCGCGACGACCTTGAGGCCTCCGGAAGCGGGCTTGGCCCTGACGACGAGGATGGTGAAGACAGTAGAA CTTTCAACAGCCCTACGAACAGAATAGCACCTGTGCCGAATAAGGTGGAATCGAAAGCACCTTACACCGAGGAAACGAACATCAAGACAAAACAG acggtCGTTGAAACAGTTAATAGACCGGACACCGGAGTTGATTTGAACGAACCCATCGGAGAATACGAACACGAGGAGGATACCGAAGACACCAACGAAGTGCTCATCATGACTCCCAAACATGAAGACCGTGCCAGTTCTTTCTTTGCGCAACCAGGCGTCCTAGCTg CTGTTATAGGAGGTGCAGTCGTAGGACTTCTCTGCGCAATCTTAGTGGTGATGTTCATTGTGTACAGGATGCGTAAGAAGGATGAAGGGTCATACGCTCTTGATGAACCCCGTCGATCCCCAGCAGCTCAAGCATATCCAAAGCCGGGAGCGCCACATCATAACCGAGAGTTTTATGCTTGA
- the LOC105683762 gene encoding syndecan isoform X2, with product MTPKHEDRASSFFAQPGVLAAVIGGAVVGLLCAILVVMFIVYRMRKKDEGSYALDEPRRSPAAQAYPKPGAPHHNREFYA from the exons ATGACTCCCAAACATGAAGACCGTGCCAGTTCTTTCTTTGCGCAACCAGGCGTCCTAGCTg CTGTTATAGGAGGTGCAGTCGTAGGACTTCTCTGCGCAATCTTAGTGGTGATGTTCATTGTGTACAGGATGCGTAAGAAGGATGAAGGGTCATACGCTCTTGATGAACCCCGTCGATCCCCAGCAGCTCAAGCATATCCAAAGCCGGGAGCGCCACATCATAACCGAGAGTTTTATGCTTGA